A single window of Thermoplasmata archaeon DNA harbors:
- a CDS encoding transposase produces the protein MLPRISKKRSIVERPYAVIKCVFHGGHVLVTTVIRVRVKAMFMCLAHNLSILLSLQKQGLIA, from the coding sequence ATTTTACCTCGAATTTCGAAAAAAAGGTCGATAGTAGAAAGGCCATATGCGGTAATAAAGTGCGTATTTCATGGAGGGCATGTGTTAGTAACAACGGTGATCAGGGTACGGGTAAAGGCAATGTTTATGTGTTTAGCACATAATCTATCCATTCTTTTATCATTACAAAAACAGGGATTGATAGCGTAA